ATTAGGTGAGGAACGCCGTTTCCATCAGGGAAATACATGTAATCGTGTTCATGTTCCAGCTCATTCCCATGATGGGctgctcaaaaaaaaaaaggtgatgTTAGTATGATCATAGTTTCGGTTACGCTTCTTTGACCAAccacggaaaattttcaacacagTGCAGAATAGTTGAAATAGTGAATTATATATCTAATGAGTGGAATTTCACCTGACGCCACGATGGCGAGAGTAGCGAGCAGAAATAGCTTCATCCTGAAATTCAGAGCACCGAATATTACTCGTCTTTCTATTCTAAAATTGGTATTTATATAGCAATCTGTGACaatgattaatttattatcaacGTGAAACAAGCTAAATCTCAGATTTTATCACATAATTACCTTTATACCAGTGTGGTTGAATTATCGGATCATGAGATGCaatctattattattgattgtaaTTGCTTGCTTTCAGTCATTATCGCAATTagcaaaattttacaacttcTAATCAATTTCTTGATAGTTTTTCATCTCAGAATAAAGAGTgcacttgaaattttaactGTGAAGTCGACGCTTAAAATATAACTTgatggttttgaaaatttctctataATTCTCAACAGAAATCAAGTACAAGTGTAATATATTCCATCAAATtcgcaaattttcaataaagacATGAGACAGGATTTCGAGATGTAATTCAGGATCAATAATAATCGTCCAGTACAGGTTTTGCGTTTATTAGGTTTCAAAAATGTACAATCGAAAATTCCAATTCAACAGAATGTGGTAACCACcgatttgtaaaatttcatctaGCCTAGTGCAAATGGAGAGCTGCTGGCAGTGGTGAGAGTGAAGCTACCTCTGGCGctgcaaaagaaaaacgtaTTGAGAAAAGTTATGAAATTTGAACTGAGAAATCACATTACGCAACTGGAAATGtgcattttcgaaaattatgaaatcttagagggtgaattttcattctaacaGACACAATGTCAACTTGTTTACAGACGCTTACACTGCTGATAGGCTTCTCATGGTATTATCCATTATACTCACTGTGTACTGAGAGTTCGGCCACCCATAAACACCGTGGACTTGAAGATGAAAGCTTCAAGATCCTGAGACCGGGTTACGGTAGCTGGGAAACCAGTCGGGTTCAGAATAGACTCGGCGAAGAAGTAATAAGCGCGAGAGTGAGCGCAGGCTCCTGAAAGAAGAATGTAGAAATTTGAATGCAACTTCGATTTCAAATCGTGCCGATATATCACATTTGACATCGTGAGACAAAGTGCATAGAATACACTCATAATTgggtaaaaaattcttccgcACTTACCGAACAAGTCGAGGCCACATCCTGGTTGACTTCTGCCTCCGTTGGGATAGAAGTCGCTGTCGCCGGCAGCCCTGGAGAGCCCCAGAAAACCAGCATTGGTGTGAATCACCTGAACGTGGTCAGCATCACTCTCATGAATTCCGCTACCAGCGCCGGCGTTGTTAAATCCAGGTAGAGCTGGATCAAGAGCTGGAAGAATCAGTCTTTGAAATAGGGGAATTCAATTGATTTGGCGTATCAAACGTGGTTTGTTATTCTGACCGATAACAGCTTGGATGTTTCCGCTGGCACCCTGAGCAGCAATACCGACGATGTGACCGCCAAGAGAGTGGCCGATTAGTTTTGTGGTGCCAAAGTTGAGACCAGCACTTCTGTTGAGGAAGTCCAAAAACGCCGATATTCTTCCACCGACGCTTCCAACACTACCTGAAGCAGTATTGTACGCAGTACCTGCGATGCTGCTCCAGTCCACAACGATTACATTGTAGTCTCCGGCGGTCAGGTAGGCTGTAAAACGAGACAATAACAGTTTGGATGCAAAGTTTTTTGCACAAATTCAGGTGATAATCGTTGAAACCAGAACACATAAGATCATTTTTACCATCTCGTATAACAACGCAGGCGTCTGATCTCTGATTAGAGTTCCATCCGTGAGTAACAAATCTGGTCGGGCGAGAACTGAGGAAGTTACTGCCGGTTACAGAGGCTATTGAGTTGAGAGTCAAGATTTGGGCGGTTCCTGGATTGTTCCTGTTGTAAATATGgttgaaacaataattaactttgaattgaaagaaacgagTCAAGCTGTTGAAGATTTGAACAATGAGACACATTGGACACTGACCGTGTGTACAGATTGAAGGTGATGGTATTAACGTTGCGTGTAACATCAGAGGACAGATCCTCCGGTTTCGCCTTCAAGTCGATCAGATGAAGCTCCCCTTTCCCATCCGGAAAATACATGTAGTCATGTTCAGGCTCGGCCACTGCCCTAGCATGAGCTGTGAAATAAATTGACGGTGAGGACGATTTCAACAAACAGAGACCATCAGCGAACATGGAATTTCTGTTATTGACATCTATTACTACTTCGTATCAAttttaaaaaggaaaatttgtattttataatgGTAAATACGCAAAAGGCAGTTATTTAGTAAAAGTTGAGCAGTGAAAGAAGGAATTGAACTATACCTGAGGCCACAACAGCAAGAGAGACCAACAACAGCAGCTTCATCTTCGAATTGAAACTTTCGAAAGAATGGCGCTGTATTAATTGTACAAACCGTATTTATAGCGTGAACCAAAGatgtaattattttgttattgcgttgcaatcaattaaaaatttagagCTGATATGCTTTTGGACATCAGATCAATCATTTCTCTTCGGTTTGCTTCTAAAGGTATTCATCTGGAACGTTTAATACGTGCCTATCTATCTACCAAATCATATatctatcaaattttcaattcgtcaCTATCTAATTCATCACTTTGTAGTTATTTTTCCCATTCCAAAACACAATTTCAATGTTCATTTCCTGCAGCTCATTGAAAATGGGAATAAAAGCGAAAAAAGTCTTTCAGAAAGCATTGTAACTCGCTTGAAAATTCTATCCGCTATCTTTTCATGACATTAGACTCCATTTGGCAAACTTTGGAATAAAGGTAGATGAATTTGTATATACTGAAAATGTCAGAACCACcctttcaaatttgatcaaacAACATGCAACAGTCTTTCTCCATTTAAACGTCAACGATGcatcaaatttgaatatttggcATTATAGTCTCCGATCATGAGATTTCCTGGTCGTTTCTACAGCGGAAAAATCAGAGTTGGATCAATTACAGAATATTAATCTGTTTTAACGTTTTCAGACTATCAATTCCTCTTTCATGTGATTTCGACTGATATCTGATAGTTGATAAAAAGAACTAACGCTACCATTTTATACTTGGATGATTGATTAATACGCCATCAATTTATCAATATGTGCATCTGCAATCAGTGATCCGATTCTCCGCTCGTACATACATGACTAGGTTTGTTTGTGCTACAAAAAGCCAGGATTGAGCAAACTAAAACAATCCAATTTTTGTTAGGATCTgttggtttgttttttctcctaCAACTGCTggtactttcatttttcatacctGTATAAAAAACCTTTCAGCAAGTGGTACAGATTTAATCACAATTCGTTTCAAATATCACACtaaattctaaaattcttaTCATCGTTGCACCCCTGCGATGTAAGTA
Above is a genomic segment from Diprion similis isolate iyDipSimi1 chromosome 5, iyDipSimi1.1, whole genome shotgun sequence containing:
- the LOC124406347 gene encoding pancreatic triacylglycerol lipase-like, with product MKLLLLVSLAVVASAHARAVAEPEHDYMYFPDGKGELHLIDLKAKPEDLSSDVTRNVNTITFNLYTRNNPGTAQILTLNSIASVTGSNFLSSRPTRFVTHGWNSNQRSDACVVIRDAYLTAGDYNVIVVDWSSIAGTAYNTASGSVGSVGGRISAFLDFLNRSAGLNFGTTKLIGHSLGGHIVGIAAQGASGNIQAVIALDPALPGFNNAGAGSGIHESDADHVQVIHTNAGFLGLSRAAGDSDFYPNGGRSQPGCGLDLFGACAHSRAYYFFAESILNPTGFPATVTRSQDLEAFIFKSTVFMGGRTLSTHARGSFTLTTASSSPFALG